TCACATCGGCCAGGAAGGAAAGGTTCTCCGTTGCCTGCCAGTCCACTGATGAATTCAGGGTAAACTCCGGCGTAATCGACAGATAATCACCCGTGGTTTTATTTTTCGATTCCAGCATCCAAGTCAGGTTGTTACGCCAGTTGATGCTTTCCGTAACAGGAACGGTCAGGTTACCTTCCAGCCCCTGAATAACGGCTTTCGGTACATTGCCCCACTGGAAGATATTGGCGTTGGCATATCTTAAATCACTCCCGCCCACCGCTTTACCGATAACATTGTTGCCTGCTTCAATCTTGTTACGGTAATCGTTATGGAAGTAGGTAATACCCGCGATCAACCCATCGCGATGAAACTCCAAACCAATCTCTTTATTCAGGCTGGTTTCCGCCTTCAGGTCTTCATTGCCGATCAGGTAGCAAGACGTGCCGCCAGCACAGCCCTGTCCACGGCTATAGAGGAGATAATTCTCGTTGGTCTGGTACAGGTTCGGCGCTTTGTAAGCACGAGCGATACCTAACTTCAGCGTATAGTCGTCACCCAGCTCCTGCGACAGGTTGAGCGACGGGCTCCAGTTGGTGCCTGCCGTGCTGTGATGATCGACACGTAACGCCGGCGTCAGCATGGTGCTGTCCGTCAATTGGACGTTATCTTCCACAAAGGCGGAAGCCAGACGAGCTGCAGATTTTTCACTGCGCCCATTGCTGCTCAGCGAACCCACGCTGCCCGCTTCGGTTGTCGTCTGCGTGTTCGACACCGGATCCGTCATCTTCTGCTCGTTCCACTCAACCCCGAACGTGAGTACCTGATCGACCCAGAGATTCAGCGGAAGATTCACTTCGTTGTGCGCGGTGAAATTATCCAGTTTTATAGTTCCGAAGGTATCCGCTGCAGAAAACAGTCCTTCGGTTCCGCCTGCCAATCCTTCCAGAATACGAGTATTGTGCGTGCGTTCGTATTGCAGATACGACGTAGAGCTGACGCCGCTGTCCCAGTAGCCGCGATGCGTTACTGCGAAGTTTTGGCGGTACATGCGGTTGGTTTCTTTACCATAATTACCGCGAACATAACCTGTATTGACATCGGTATTTGTATTTTGTGTATCGCCCGCATAGATATTGCCCTGACGGCTGGAACCCGCTTCGAATTCCAGCGACTGCTGCTTGGTCATATCCCAACGTAACAGGCCATTGATATCTTTATTACGCACCCCTTCGCGTCCGGAAGGCAGTGAAGCGGATTGATTGCCCGCGCGCGCGGACTGATGCCCTTGGTTAATATCGCGTGCATCAGCCTCGGTTTTATTCAGGTTACCGTACAGACGGAAGCTCAAGCTGTCGGTCAGGCCACCCATCAGGCTAAAATCGGTACGCTTGGTTGCGCCTTCCGAACTATGCTCCGGCGCGTTCAGGAAGGTGTTCCAGGTGCCGTGCCATTCTTGCGTCGGCTGTTTGGTGATGATGTTGACCACACCGCCCGCTGCGCCGTTACCATAGCGCGCCGCCGCTGGGCCGCGCAGCACTTCAATACGCTCGACCATATCGGCAGGCACCCAGTTGGTGTCACCACGGGTATCGCGCTCACCGCGCCAGCCGTAACGCACCGCCGTACGGCTCGACACGGGCTTGCCATCCACCAGAATCAGCGTGTTTTCCGGTCCCATGCCGCGGATATCGATCTGGCGATTGTTACCGCGCTGGCCGCTGGTTGAGTTACCGGACAGATTGACGCCCGGCATGGTTCGAATCAGATCGGACAGATCGTTAGCAGGCGGACGTTTGCTGATATCTTCAGCCGTAATCACCGACACGCCCGGAGCCTGACGGGTTTGCTCGGCGGCCGTCAC
This genomic interval from Pectobacterium aquaticum contains the following:
- a CDS encoding TonB-dependent siderophore receptor — protein: MKLPQSRRYLATLIGVSCGMTSFLSAAQTSTAPSTEPAPQVQNQAESKASGDTMVVTAAEQTRQAPGVSVITAEDISKRPPANDLSDLIRTMPGVNLSGNSTSGQRGNNRQIDIRGMGPENTLILVDGKPVSSRTAVRYGWRGERDTRGDTNWVPADMVERIEVLRGPAAARYGNGAAGGVVNIITKQPTQEWHGTWNTFLNAPEHSSEGATKRTDFSLMGGLTDSLSFRLYGNLNKTEADARDINQGHQSARAGNQSASLPSGREGVRNKDINGLLRWDMTKQQSLEFEAGSSRQGNIYAGDTQNTNTDVNTGYVRGNYGKETNRMYRQNFAVTHRGYWDSGVSSTSYLQYERTHNTRILEGLAGGTEGLFSAADTFGTIKLDNFTAHNEVNLPLNLWVDQVLTFGVEWNEQKMTDPVSNTQTTTEAGSVGSLSSNGRSEKSAARLASAFVEDNVQLTDSTMLTPALRVDHHSTAGTNWSPSLNLSQELGDDYTLKLGIARAYKAPNLYQTNENYLLYSRGQGCAGGTSCYLIGNEDLKAETSLNKEIGLEFHRDGLIAGITYFHNDYRNKIEAGNNVIGKAVGGSDLRYANANIFQWGNVPKAVIQGLEGNLTVPVTESINWRNNLTWMLESKNKTTGDYLSITPEFTLNSSVDWQATENLSFLADVTWYGRQKPKKYNYKGERVTGSATNELSPYALFGLSSTYKFNKNLSVTGGVDNLFDKRLFRAGNAQDVVNTTNNTVTIAGAGAATYNEPGRTFFVSVNTSF